One region of Phycicoccus sp. M110.8 genomic DNA includes:
- a CDS encoding HNH endonuclease family protein: MAAAVVALVAGCGPATTPTATSGSVRPTAATTTTGTDGSAGGAATATSVAPAAAAAPSTRAVGSTASQARPGTALALLGTLVVKGRGPMTGYTRAQFGQAWTDTDRNGCDQRNDVLRRDLRGIRLKAGTHGCVVLSGTLLDPYTGRTIAFTRGPGTSAAVQIDHVVPLADAWVKGAARWDVGTRTTFANDPLNLLAVSGPVNAAKGAGDAATWLPPAKGFRCAYAARQVAVKARYAVAVTSAERAALARILGTCPTTPVPTAGPVALGGWPVATSSSTSTPRPTTATGTSSPKPSTTSTSSVVQGVHPGAFCSPESSLGRTSAGTLMRCSTTATDPRARWRRA; encoded by the coding sequence GTGGCGGCGGCAGTCGTCGCGCTGGTCGCGGGCTGCGGACCGGCGACGACCCCGACGGCCACCTCGGGCTCGGTGCGGCCGACCGCCGCAACGACGACGACCGGCACCGACGGCTCGGCGGGGGGCGCCGCGACCGCCACCTCGGTGGCGCCGGCTGCGGCTGCGGCGCCGTCGACCCGCGCCGTCGGGAGCACGGCGTCCCAGGCGCGCCCCGGGACGGCCCTGGCCCTGCTCGGCACCCTGGTCGTCAAGGGCCGCGGACCGATGACGGGGTACACGCGGGCCCAGTTCGGGCAGGCGTGGACCGACACCGACCGCAACGGGTGCGACCAGCGCAACGACGTGCTGCGGCGCGACCTGCGCGGGATCCGGCTCAAGGCCGGCACGCACGGCTGCGTCGTCCTGTCCGGGACGCTGCTCGACCCGTACACCGGGCGCACGATCGCGTTCACCCGCGGACCCGGCACGTCGGCGGCGGTGCAGATCGACCACGTCGTGCCCCTCGCCGACGCGTGGGTCAAGGGAGCGGCGCGCTGGGACGTCGGCACCCGGACCACCTTCGCCAACGACCCGCTCAACCTGCTCGCCGTGAGCGGTCCGGTCAACGCCGCCAAGGGCGCCGGGGACGCCGCGACGTGGCTGCCGCCGGCCAAGGGGTTCCGGTGCGCGTACGCCGCGCGCCAGGTCGCCGTCAAGGCGAGGTATGCCGTCGCCGTCACCTCCGCCGAGCGCGCCGCCTTGGCGCGCATCCTCGGGACCTGCCCCACGACGCCGGTGCCCACCGCCGGGCCCGTCGCCCTCGGCGGCTGGCCGGTCGCGACGAGCTCGTCGACCTCGACACCGCGACCGACGACCGCGACCGGCACGTCGTCGCCGAAACCGTCGACCACGTCCACCTCGTCCGTGGTCCAGGGCGTCCACCCTGGCGCCTTCTGCTCCCCCGAGAGTTCCCTCGGCCGCACGAGCGCGGGAACGCTGATGCGGTGCAGCACCACGGCGACGGACCCCCGCGCCCGGTGGCGGCGGGCCTGA
- a CDS encoding methyltransferase domain-containing protein: MSEEEDRVVDEQWRTRRGGVETSLRTSAVWAAVHDIVERRAAELGRPLRVLDLGGGTGGLAVPIAELGHDVTVVDPSPDALASLSRRSGERGVAARVHAVQGDADSLAGVVGADPVDLVCCHGTLEVVDDPQATLSALADVLAPGGSLSLVAAQRLAVVLARALAGQFAQAEQALTSADGRWGSQDPLPRRFDADALRAMVEQTGLVVDAVHGVRTFSDLVPSALVDTDADRVALLRLEQAVADSPQFAFLGQLGSAVHVLAHR, translated from the coding sequence ATGTCTGAGGAGGAGGACCGCGTGGTCGACGAGCAGTGGCGCACCCGTCGTGGCGGCGTCGAGACCTCGCTGCGCACCTCGGCGGTCTGGGCCGCGGTCCACGACATCGTCGAGCGCCGCGCCGCCGAGCTCGGCCGGCCGCTGCGGGTGCTCGACCTCGGCGGCGGCACCGGCGGCCTCGCCGTCCCGATCGCCGAGCTCGGCCACGACGTCACGGTGGTGGACCCCAGCCCCGACGCCCTCGCGTCCCTCTCGCGCCGCAGCGGCGAGCGCGGGGTGGCGGCGCGGGTGCACGCCGTCCAGGGCGACGCCGACAGCCTCGCCGGCGTCGTGGGCGCCGACCCGGTCGACCTCGTCTGCTGCCACGGCACCCTCGAGGTCGTCGACGACCCGCAGGCGACCCTGTCCGCGCTCGCGGACGTCCTCGCGCCCGGCGGCTCGCTCAGCCTCGTCGCCGCCCAGCGGCTCGCCGTGGTGCTGGCGCGCGCGCTCGCCGGCCAGTTCGCCCAGGCCGAGCAGGCCCTCACCAGCGCCGACGGGCGCTGGGGGAGCCAGGACCCCCTGCCCCGCCGCTTCGACGCCGACGCGCTGCGGGCCATGGTCGAGCAGACCGGGCTCGTCGTCGACGCCGTCCACGGGGTGCGCACGTTCAGCGACCTCGTGCCCTCGGCCCTGGTCGACACCGACGCCGACCGGGTGGCGCTGCTGCGCCTCGAGCAGGCCGTCGCCGACTCACCGCAGTTCGCCTTCCTCGGACAGCTCGGCTCGGCCGTGCACGTCCTCGCCCACCGCTAG
- the dinB gene encoding DNA polymerase IV, translating into MSRRQYALPQRGDAGPPDDTGCTVLHVDMDAFYASASLLSRPELVGTPVIIGGGNRGVVLSATYEARRFGVASAMPMSRARRLCPQATVIAPDHALYARISAAVMATFDTITPVVEPLSLDEAFLDVSGSVRRLGNPARIGQLIRDTVHDEQGITCSVGVAPTKFVAKLASGLAKPDGMVVVPRDEVVGFVQQLPVGALWGVGDKTEEALVRLGLHTVADIAHTPLETLRRALGDSLGPHLHDLSWGRDPRHVEPVRREKSIGSDETFEHDVDDPAYIHRELLKLSDRTAARVRSAGMMGRTVSIKVRFADFTTITRSRTLRDPTDVSRDIYATARSLFDGLGLQRARIRLVGVRMEGLVDTEGAPIQGLLDEPDAGWREADRAVDRASARFGAGSVRPASLIRDGGHRSGSASPRGDLS; encoded by the coding sequence GTGAGCCGGCGGCAGTACGCCCTGCCGCAGCGCGGGGACGCCGGTCCCCCCGACGACACCGGCTGCACCGTCCTGCACGTCGACATGGACGCGTTCTACGCCTCGGCCTCGCTGCTGAGCCGGCCCGAGCTCGTCGGCACCCCCGTCATCATCGGCGGCGGCAACCGCGGCGTGGTGCTCTCGGCGACCTACGAGGCACGCCGGTTCGGGGTGGCCTCGGCCATGCCCATGTCGCGCGCCCGGCGCCTGTGCCCGCAGGCCACCGTCATCGCCCCCGACCACGCGCTCTACGCCCGGATCTCGGCGGCGGTCATGGCGACCTTCGACACCATCACCCCGGTCGTCGAGCCGCTGTCGCTCGACGAGGCCTTCCTCGACGTCTCCGGGTCGGTCCGACGGCTGGGCAACCCCGCCCGGATCGGTCAGCTCATCCGCGACACCGTCCACGACGAGCAGGGCATCACCTGCTCGGTGGGGGTGGCCCCGACCAAGTTCGTCGCCAAGCTGGCCTCCGGCCTCGCCAAGCCCGACGGCATGGTCGTCGTGCCACGCGACGAGGTCGTCGGGTTCGTCCAGCAGCTGCCGGTCGGCGCCCTGTGGGGGGTGGGCGACAAGACCGAGGAGGCACTGGTCCGGCTCGGCCTGCACACCGTCGCCGACATCGCCCACACCCCGCTGGAGACCCTGCGCCGGGCGCTCGGCGACAGCCTCGGCCCGCACCTGCACGACCTCTCCTGGGGCCGCGACCCCCGCCACGTCGAGCCGGTCCGGCGCGAGAAGTCCATCGGCTCGGACGAGACGTTCGAGCACGACGTCGACGACCCGGCATACATCCACCGCGAGCTGCTCAAGCTGAGCGACCGCACCGCGGCGCGCGTCCGCTCCGCCGGGATGATGGGCCGGACGGTGAGCATCAAGGTCCGCTTCGCCGACTTCACGACGATCACCCGCAGCCGCACCCTGCGCGACCCCACCGACGTCAGCCGCGACATCTACGCCACCGCCCGGTCCCTCTTCGACGGGCTCGGGCTGCAGCGCGCCCGGATCCGCCTCGTTGGGGTGCGGATGGAGGGCCTCGTCGACACCGAGGGCGCCCCCATCCAGGGCCTGCTCGACGAGCCCGACGCCGGCTGGCGCGAGGCCGACCGGGCGGTCGACCGGGCCAGCGCGCGGTTCGGCGCCGGCAGCGTCCGTCCCGCCAGCCTCATCCGTGACGGAGGTCACCGATCAGGTAGTGCATCCCCGCGCGGGGACCTATCCTGA
- a CDS encoding DUF3040 domain-containing protein: MPLSEHEQQLLEQMEQALYAEDPKFASQMQGAGARAAQRRRIAVGIVGVVVGLAVVLVGVNTQLWVLGAVGFAVMVASAAFALTPQRRRARLGSVQSDGTIRRANPAQRTRSARGGSFMERMEQRWDRRHDDY, encoded by the coding sequence GTGCCCCTGTCAGAGCACGAGCAGCAGCTTCTCGAGCAGATGGAGCAAGCGCTGTATGCCGAGGACCCCAAGTTCGCCTCGCAGATGCAGGGCGCCGGGGCCCGCGCCGCCCAGCGGCGCCGGATCGCGGTCGGCATCGTCGGTGTCGTCGTCGGCCTCGCGGTCGTGCTCGTCGGGGTCAACACCCAGCTCTGGGTCCTGGGCGCCGTCGGCTTCGCGGTCATGGTCGCCTCGGCCGCGTTCGCCCTCACCCCGCAGCGTCGTCGCGCCCGGCTCGGCAGCGTGCAGTCCGACGGCACCATCCGCCGCGCCAACCCGGCCCAGCGCACCCGATCCGCCCGGGGCGGCTCGTTCATGGAGCGGATGGAGCAGCGCTGGGACCGTCGCCACGACGACTACTGA
- a CDS encoding DUF456 domain-containing protein — MEASTWVPALLILIGMVGIVIPVLPGLFLCLAAVFLWALDARSALGWTVFGVCAVLWGAGVGLQYAVPGRRMKAAGVRSSTLVLAVLVAVVGFFVIPVVGAFVGFVLGIYLVELSHSRDRALAWVSTKAALRAVFLSMGIELMAAVAIAVTWVAGVLVAQ; from the coding sequence ATGGAAGCCTCCACCTGGGTCCCCGCCCTCCTGATCCTGATCGGGATGGTGGGGATCGTCATTCCCGTGCTGCCCGGGCTGTTCCTGTGCCTGGCCGCGGTGTTCCTCTGGGCGCTCGACGCCCGGTCCGCGCTGGGCTGGACGGTCTTCGGGGTGTGCGCGGTGCTGTGGGGCGCGGGCGTGGGGCTGCAGTACGCCGTGCCCGGCCGGCGGATGAAGGCCGCCGGCGTGCGCAGCTCGACCCTCGTGCTGGCGGTGCTCGTGGCGGTCGTGGGGTTCTTCGTTATCCCGGTCGTGGGGGCTTTCGTCGGCTTCGTGCTCGGGATCTACCTCGTCGAGCTCAGCCACTCGCGGGACCGGGCGCTGGCCTGGGTGTCGACCAAGGCGGCGCTGCGCGCGGTGTTCCTGTCGATGGGGATCGAGCTGATGGCGGCGGTGGCGATCGCCGTCACGTGGGTGGCAGGGGTGCTGGTCGCTCAGTAG
- a CDS encoding type IIA DNA topoisomerase subunit B has product MPRACAGSSARRDSVVPTRGPLDGPPTTGAGPSTGAPQTVATATTETTAKKTATTKSSSDYSAHHLQVLEGLEAVRKRPGMYIGSTDGRGLMHCLWEIIDNAVDEALAGHGQRIEVVLHRDGSVEVRDNARGIPVDIEPRTGLTGVEVVFTKLHAGGKFGGGSYTASGGLHGVGASVVNALSSRLDVEVDRGGKTYAMSFRRGEPGYFPDVASDDKSPDHEFTPYERSSELAVVGKTRRGVTGTRIRYWADRQIFLKDAAFDYDQLVARARQTSFLVPGLAIVIRDERRLPGTPGEGGPHEEVFLHDGGISEFAEFLAPDAAVTEVWRLQGTGTFTETVPVLDAKGHMSPTEVERECAVDIAVRWGTGYDSKVSSFVNIIATPKGGTHLAGFEQALLKVFRKQLEVNSRRLKVGNDKPEKDDVLAGLTAVVTVRLAEPQFEGQTKEVLGTNAVRAIVAKVVEQELTARLTSTKRGDKAQAALLLEKVVSEMKSRISARLHKETQRRKNALETSSLPAKLADCRSTDVEKSELFIVEGDSALGTAKLARSSDYQALLPIRGKILNVQKASVSDMLKNAECAAIIQVIGAGSGRSFDLDAARYGKVIIMTDADVDGAHIRTLLLTLFFRYMRPLVEAGRVYAAVPPLHRIEVVNPGSKKNELIYTYSEGEMRATVANLNKRGRTIKQPLQRYKGLGEMDADQLAETTMDPRHRTLRRVRLEDAEAAESVFELLMGNDVAPRKDFIVESAADLGRERIDA; this is encoded by the coding sequence ATGCCGCGTGCCTGCGCCGGCTCGTCGGCGCGCCGGGATAGCGTGGTCCCCACCCGGGGCCCGCTCGACGGGCCACCCACCACCGGGGCCGGACCCAGCACAGGAGCACCCCAGACCGTGGCCACCGCCACCACCGAGACCACTGCCAAGAAGACCGCGACGACGAAGTCGAGCAGCGACTACAGCGCCCACCACCTGCAGGTCCTCGAGGGCCTCGAGGCCGTCCGCAAGCGGCCGGGCATGTACATCGGCTCGACCGACGGCCGCGGCCTCATGCACTGCCTCTGGGAGATCATCGACAACGCCGTCGACGAGGCCCTCGCCGGCCACGGCCAGCGGATCGAGGTCGTCCTGCACCGCGACGGGTCGGTCGAGGTGCGCGACAACGCCCGCGGCATCCCCGTCGACATCGAGCCCCGCACCGGCCTCACGGGGGTCGAGGTCGTCTTCACCAAGCTGCACGCCGGCGGCAAGTTCGGCGGCGGCTCGTACACCGCGTCCGGCGGCCTGCACGGCGTCGGGGCCTCGGTCGTCAACGCGCTGTCCTCCCGGCTCGACGTGGAGGTCGACCGCGGCGGCAAGACCTACGCCATGAGCTTCCGGCGCGGCGAGCCCGGCTACTTCCCGGACGTCGCGAGCGACGACAAGAGCCCGGACCACGAGTTCACGCCCTACGAGCGGTCCTCCGAGCTCGCGGTGGTCGGCAAGACCAGGCGGGGTGTCACCGGCACCAGGATCCGCTACTGGGCCGACCGGCAGATCTTCCTCAAGGACGCCGCCTTCGACTACGACCAGCTCGTCGCCCGGGCCCGGCAGACCTCCTTCCTCGTGCCCGGCCTGGCGATCGTCATCCGCGACGAGCGCCGCCTGCCCGGCACGCCGGGGGAGGGCGGCCCGCACGAGGAGGTGTTCCTGCACGACGGGGGCATCTCGGAGTTCGCCGAGTTCCTCGCGCCCGACGCCGCGGTCACCGAGGTGTGGCGGCTGCAGGGCACCGGCACCTTCACCGAGACCGTGCCCGTCCTCGACGCCAAGGGGCACATGAGCCCGACGGAGGTCGAGCGCGAGTGCGCCGTCGACATCGCCGTGCGGTGGGGCACCGGCTACGACTCGAAGGTCTCGTCCTTCGTCAACATCATCGCCACGCCCAAGGGCGGCACCCACCTGGCCGGCTTCGAGCAGGCGCTGCTCAAGGTCTTCCGCAAGCAGCTCGAGGTCAACAGCCGCCGGCTCAAGGTGGGCAACGACAAGCCGGAGAAGGACGACGTCCTGGCCGGGCTCACCGCGGTCGTCACGGTGCGCCTCGCCGAGCCGCAGTTCGAGGGCCAGACGAAGGAGGTGCTGGGCACCAACGCGGTGCGCGCCATCGTCGCCAAGGTCGTCGAGCAGGAGCTCACGGCCCGCCTGACCTCCACCAAGCGCGGCGACAAGGCGCAGGCCGCCCTGCTGCTGGAGAAGGTCGTCTCGGAGATGAAGTCGCGCATCAGCGCGCGGCTGCACAAGGAGACACAGCGCCGCAAGAACGCCCTCGAGACCAGCAGCCTGCCGGCGAAGCTGGCCGACTGCCGCTCGACCGACGTCGAGAAGTCCGAGCTGTTCATCGTCGAGGGCGACAGCGCCCTCGGCACCGCCAAGCTGGCCCGCTCCAGCGACTACCAGGCGCTGCTGCCGATCCGCGGCAAGATCCTCAACGTCCAGAAGGCGTCCGTCTCGGACATGCTCAAGAACGCCGAGTGCGCGGCGATCATCCAGGTCATCGGGGCCGGCTCGGGCCGCAGCTTCGACCTCGACGCGGCCCGCTACGGCAAGGTCATCATCATGACCGACGCCGACGTCGACGGCGCCCACATCCGCACCCTGCTGCTCACCCTCTTCTTCCGCTACATGCGCCCGCTCGTGGAGGCCGGCCGGGTGTATGCCGCGGTGCCACCGCTGCACCGCATCGAGGTCGTCAACCCCGGGTCCAAGAAGAACGAGCTCATCTACACCTACTCCGAGGGCGAGATGCGCGCGACGGTCGCCAACCTCAACAAGCGGGGCCGGACCATCAAGCAGCCGCTGCAGCGGTACAAGGGCCTCGGCGAGATGGACGCCGACCAGCTCGCGGAGACCACCATGGACCCCCGGCACCGCACCCTGCGCCGGGTGCGGCTCGAGGACGCCGAGGCAGCCGAGAGCGTGTTCGAGCTGCTCATGGGCAACGACGTGGCACCCCGCAAGGACTTCATCGTGGAGTCCGCCGCCGACCTCGGCCGCGAGCGCATCGACGCCTGA